Proteins encoded by one window of Blautia faecicola:
- a CDS encoding YfhO family protein — protein sequence MKKSNAKERICGLACYVALAVLTVAACWFFAGRYGVFGANMDWISQHSVFPEYFRQQFYQTGQFFPEYAANIGGGQNIYNFSYYGLYNPIVLIAYLLPFVKMSDYLMAASVICLAASVCLLYGWLKKRRFSTEIALGVAVLFLLAGPMIYQSCHQIMFVQYMPFLLMTFLGVDRYWEKGKPGLYTLGVFLMILTSFYFSIAGMAALFLYGWYGYPKGIRKRKLFGFLVPMIVAVLSAGVLLVPTAYAILQRSGSSKSQNLKELLMPKLQLESSLYGAYSVGLTVILVAVLLGGIVCGSIRERVVSVVCVALLTVPVFAWGFNGLLYVRYKSLIPFLPFFCYLTAVFLNRMKNGEIGRWKGAFIFGGTVGVSLLALYLQGDGSRAQNYQLILFESAALFFFFLIFQKWKRPFLLLVPALVCLVLINHAVNGKAGNLVQKEDYQEITDSAWQDAVRDALDGETGLYRAEQSGVAKKRKDNVNRIWDMRQMTTSVYSSAYNAEYQKFRDNVFQVEQPFRNGLMQSASANPLFQKFMGVKYVIGRSEDGENFTTEMQEAAASVIYGTNQVIAEKTYQAMKFPYNQTMLMQYAVTGNEKIADTGVEKTKGIQETNVTFTAKQGVTKEDDSWKIKTKKEQKATLSLDEDASGKERILYLQFDVENGHPNRDVSIVINGIRNKLTAKSHLYYNDNTTFTYVMKLSTDQEKIKMTFGAGTYRICNLKSYVSDTAVLEDDSLYQSTFTPDWNATKGNQISGSIKMKQDGYLITSIPYDSHLEIKVDGREVVTEKVNTAFVGCRMVSGEHWVTITYHAPGLSAGKWISLMGILLWAGMWVLMRKFRRREKNL from the coding sequence ATGAAAAAGAGTAATGCAAAAGAGAGAATTTGCGGACTGGCATGTTACGTTGCACTGGCTGTTCTGACTGTGGCGGCGTGCTGGTTTTTTGCCGGAAGATACGGTGTTTTCGGGGCAAATATGGACTGGATCAGTCAGCACAGCGTGTTCCCGGAGTATTTCCGGCAGCAGTTTTATCAGACGGGACAGTTTTTCCCGGAATACGCGGCGAACATCGGCGGCGGGCAGAATATTTACAATTTTTCCTATTACGGGCTGTATAATCCGATCGTGCTGATCGCCTATCTGCTTCCGTTTGTGAAAATGAGCGATTATCTGATGGCTGCCAGTGTGATCTGTCTGGCGGCTTCCGTCTGCCTGCTGTACGGCTGGCTGAAAAAACGGAGATTTTCCACAGAGATTGCACTGGGCGTGGCAGTCCTGTTTTTACTGGCGGGGCCGATGATCTACCAGTCCTGTCATCAGATTATGTTTGTGCAGTATATGCCATTCTTACTGATGACGTTTCTGGGTGTGGATAGGTACTGGGAAAAAGGAAAACCAGGTCTGTATACCCTGGGTGTGTTTCTGATGATTCTGACCAGTTTTTATTTCAGCATCGCGGGAATGGCAGCGCTATTTTTATACGGCTGGTATGGTTATCCCAAAGGGATCCGAAAGAGAAAACTGTTCGGATTCCTGGTTCCGATGATCGTGGCGGTACTTTCAGCCGGGGTACTGCTGGTTCCTACGGCATATGCGATCCTGCAGCGAAGCGGAAGTTCGAAAAGCCAGAACCTGAAAGAACTGCTGATGCCGAAGCTGCAGCTGGAAAGTTCATTGTACGGCGCTTACAGTGTGGGGCTGACGGTTATTCTGGTGGCGGTTTTGCTTGGTGGAATCGTGTGTGGATCGATCCGGGAGCGGGTGGTATCGGTGGTCTGCGTGGCACTTCTGACGGTTCCCGTATTTGCCTGGGGATTTAACGGGCTGCTGTATGTGCGGTATAAGTCACTGATTCCGTTCCTGCCATTTTTCTGTTATCTTACGGCAGTGTTTTTGAACCGTATGAAAAACGGGGAAATAGGAAGATGGAAAGGAGCATTCATATTTGGCGGTACGGTGGGGGTCAGTCTGCTGGCACTTTATCTGCAGGGGGACGGATCGAGGGCGCAGAATTATCAGCTGATCCTGTTCGAAAGCGCAGCACTGTTTTTCTTCTTCCTGATCTTTCAGAAGTGGAAACGCCCGTTCCTACTTCTTGTCCCGGCACTGGTATGCCTGGTGCTGATCAATCATGCGGTGAACGGAAAGGCAGGCAATCTGGTGCAGAAAGAAGATTATCAGGAGATCACAGACAGTGCCTGGCAGGATGCCGTGCGAGATGCGCTGGACGGAGAGACCGGTCTGTACCGGGCGGAGCAAAGCGGAGTTGCCAAGAAGCGAAAGGATAACGTAAACCGAATCTGGGATATGCGCCAGATGACGACTTCGGTATATTCTTCTGCCTATAATGCAGAGTATCAGAAGTTTCGGGACAATGTTTTTCAGGTGGAACAGCCGTTTCGAAACGGGCTGATGCAGTCCGCCTCGGCCAATCCGCTGTTTCAGAAATTTATGGGAGTCAAATATGTGATCGGACGGAGTGAAGACGGGGAGAACTTCACGACGGAGATGCAGGAGGCGGCTGCGTCGGTGATCTACGGAACGAATCAGGTGATCGCGGAAAAAACGTATCAGGCCATGAAATTCCCGTATAATCAGACCATGCTGATGCAGTATGCGGTAACAGGAAATGAAAAGATCGCCGATACAGGGGTTGAAAAGACGAAGGGTATACAGGAAACAAACGTAACGTTTACGGCGAAGCAGGGAGTGACAAAGGAAGACGATTCCTGGAAGATCAAGACAAAAAAAGAGCAGAAAGCCACACTTTCTCTTGACGAAGATGCATCGGGAAAAGAGAGAATCCTGTATCTGCAATTTGATGTGGAAAATGGCCATCCGAACCGGGATGTGAGCATCGTGATCAACGGGATCAGAAATAAGCTGACGGCAAAAAGTCATCTGTATTATAATGACAACACGACATTTACTTATGTGATGAAACTTTCCACAGATCAGGAAAAGATAAAAATGACGTTCGGTGCGGGAACTTATCGGATCTGTAACCTGAAAAGCTATGTCAGTGATACGGCGGTGCTGGAAGATGATTCCCTGTACCAGTCCACATTCACACCGGACTGGAACGCAACAAAGGGGAATCAGATCAGCGGAAGTATCAAGATGAAGCAGGACGGTTATCTGATCACATCGATCCCGTACGACAGTCACCTGGAGATCAAAGTGGACGGAAGAGAGGTTGTGACGGAGAAAGTCAACACGGCGTTTGTGGGCTGCCGGATGGTAAGCGGAGAACACTGGGTGACGATCACCTATCATGCACCGGGACTTTCCGCGGGAAAATGGATCAGCCTGATGGGGATCCTGCTGTGGGCAGGGATGTGGGTTCTGATGCGTAAATTCAGAAGAAGAGAAAAAAATCTGTAA
- a CDS encoding adenosylcobinamide amidohydrolase — MKLYQFPSGDEVHRYKKSLVICFAGERKVLGTGPNNGGYRTDLKAVFNHDCNPGPGISCELRADTYPKHMDLIAAQELGLDAEHCTGLMTAASMENVSIQSMKYEDFTVTALVTGEIRNNGGRVGDPAVWHEKADISHPVRPGTINILLHIDANLSEGALARAMVTCTEAKTAALQELLAPSRYSRGIATGSGTDGMIVICNAESDVYLTNAGKHCKLGEYIGKTVKKAVKEALYLQSGLSPEYQYDIFQRMDRFGVTEDALWERYEQKTSGFARAHFSDALDRIRREDELVVQTSLYAHLLDQTEWGMLKPDKAWSAGKQLLRQLGWEEKKQPQMSEPKSTDVKDTWIMWMTEYYMQMVLNRITLSSGKN, encoded by the coding sequence ATGAAATTATATCAGTTCCCATCGGGTGATGAAGTACATCGTTATAAAAAATCGCTGGTCATCTGTTTTGCGGGAGAACGGAAAGTACTGGGAACAGGGCCGAACAACGGCGGCTATCGAACAGATCTGAAAGCCGTCTTTAATCACGACTGTAATCCGGGACCGGGTATATCATGTGAGCTTCGGGCAGATACCTATCCGAAACATATGGATCTCATAGCAGCACAGGAACTGGGACTGGATGCGGAACACTGCACCGGACTTATGACGGCTGCGAGTATGGAAAATGTATCGATACAGTCGATGAAATATGAAGATTTTACGGTGACAGCGCTGGTGACAGGCGAAATCCGGAACAATGGAGGACGGGTGGGAGATCCGGCGGTCTGGCATGAGAAAGCGGATATTTCCCATCCTGTCAGACCGGGAACCATCAATATTCTGTTACATATCGATGCCAACCTGTCAGAGGGAGCACTTGCAAGGGCAATGGTAACCTGTACGGAAGCCAAGACAGCTGCTTTGCAGGAACTTCTTGCTCCGAGCCGGTATTCCAGAGGCATCGCGACGGGTTCCGGTACGGACGGAATGATTGTTATCTGCAATGCGGAATCGGATGTGTATCTGACTAATGCCGGCAAACACTGCAAACTGGGAGAGTACATCGGGAAAACGGTAAAAAAGGCGGTCAAAGAAGCATTGTATCTGCAATCAGGACTCAGCCCGGAATATCAGTATGACATTTTTCAACGGATGGATCGGTTTGGAGTGACGGAGGATGCTCTGTGGGAACGGTATGAGCAGAAAACATCTGGATTTGCCAGAGCACATTTCAGTGATGCGCTGGATCGGATCCGGAGAGAAGATGAACTGGTGGTTCAGACTTCTCTGTATGCACATCTGCTGGATCAGACAGAGTGGGGGATGTTAAAACCGGACAAAGCATGGAGCGCAGGAAAGCAGTTGCTCAGGCAGCTTGGATGGGAAGAAAAAAAGCAGCCACAGATGTCGGAACCAAAAAGTACGGATGTGAAAGACACGTGGATCATGTGGATGACAGAATATTATATGCAGATGGTTTTAAACAGGATCACACTTTCTTCTGGAAAAAATTAG
- a CDS encoding leucine-rich repeat domain-containing protein, with protein sequence MEDNVLIRRVAVESVSEKYQVDSGYDVIGKECLKNNIKVKQITMPEIRRIGQQAFFSCTTLKNAEFPKVVTVGKEAFANCSNLRRISFPKSLRSLEKGAFYKCKRANSVSFSEDSACREIPDRTFAECRQMKILVLPDALEEIGAEAFYKCEELTRVRLPDTLRKIGKRGFYQCGLEELHLPEHLEYIGESAFLKCKKLEYVRVPESVRMIGKWAFHGCGRLKKLEIHHDPEEVGEWITNKNCTIVCPKGSKMEAYAKSYEVNVEYL encoded by the coding sequence ATGGAAGATAACGTACTAATCCGTAGGGTTGCGGTGGAATCTGTCAGTGAAAAATATCAGGTGGATTCCGGATACGATGTAATAGGCAAAGAATGTCTGAAGAATAATATCAAGGTGAAACAGATTACGATGCCTGAGATTAGAAGAATTGGTCAGCAGGCATTTTTCAGCTGTACAACATTGAAAAATGCAGAATTTCCCAAGGTAGTAACTGTGGGAAAGGAGGCTTTTGCAAACTGCAGTAATCTGCGAAGGATCTCTTTTCCGAAATCGTTGCGAAGTCTGGAAAAAGGGGCGTTTTATAAGTGCAAACGTGCCAATTCCGTAAGTTTTTCGGAGGACAGTGCGTGCAGAGAGATTCCGGACAGGACGTTTGCAGAATGCAGGCAGATGAAGATCCTGGTGCTGCCGGATGCGCTGGAAGAGATCGGTGCAGAGGCGTTTTACAAGTGCGAAGAGCTGACACGGGTGAGACTGCCGGATACCCTGCGAAAGATCGGAAAACGGGGATTTTATCAGTGCGGACTGGAAGAACTTCACCTTCCGGAACATCTGGAATATATCGGTGAGAGCGCATTTTTAAAATGTAAGAAACTGGAATATGTCCGTGTACCGGAAAGTGTCAGAATGATTGGAAAGTGGGCGTTCCACGGCTGCGGACGTCTGAAAAAACTGGAGATTCATCACGACCCGGAAGAAGTGGGCGAGTGGATCACCAATAAAAACTGTACGATTGTCTGTCCGAAGGGAAGTAAGATGGAAGCCTATGCGAAATCGTACGAGGTAAATGTAGAATATCTGTAA
- a CDS encoding glycosyltransferase family 2 protein produces the protein MNLISVIVPCWNEEETIPIYYEHMCPVMDAIDADCELIFVDDGSQDATLSEMKKLSEKDARCQYLSFSRNFGKEAAIYAGLCKAKGDYVVVMDVDLQDPPELLPKMYEMVKSGICDSVATRRSDRTGEPVIRSFLSENFYKFINKISKTQLVYGARDYRIMCRKMVDAVLQMSEYNRFSKGIFSWVGFRTEWLEYENVERSAGETKWSLRQLFKYSLEGITGFSVAPLSVAAVLGVVFCGVSFLMILFLVIRTLIWGDPVAGWPSMVCVILFMGGIQLLCMGIMGEYLSKTYLESKHRPIYIVRSSSYEKE, from the coding sequence ATGAACCTGATATCAGTGATTGTTCCCTGTTGGAACGAAGAAGAGACCATACCGATCTATTATGAACATATGTGTCCGGTGATGGATGCGATAGATGCGGACTGTGAACTGATCTTTGTGGATGACGGATCACAGGATGCGACACTTTCGGAGATGAAGAAATTGTCAGAGAAGGATGCGCGCTGCCAGTATCTTTCTTTTTCGAGAAATTTCGGAAAAGAAGCTGCGATTTACGCGGGACTCTGTAAGGCAAAGGGAGATTATGTGGTGGTGATGGATGTGGATCTGCAGGATCCGCCGGAACTGTTGCCGAAGATGTATGAGATGGTCAAAAGCGGAATCTGTGACAGCGTCGCCACCAGACGCTCCGACCGAACCGGGGAGCCGGTGATCCGCTCGTTTTTATCGGAAAACTTCTATAAATTTATTAACAAAATCTCAAAAACGCAGCTGGTATACGGTGCCAGAGATTACCGGATCATGTGCCGGAAGATGGTAGATGCCGTGTTGCAGATGAGTGAGTATAACCGGTTTTCGAAAGGAATCTTCAGCTGGGTAGGGTTCAGGACCGAATGGCTGGAATATGAGAATGTGGAGCGGTCTGCGGGAGAGACCAAGTGGTCCCTGCGCCAGCTTTTTAAATATTCTCTGGAGGGAATTACCGGATTTTCTGTGGCTCCGCTGTCGGTGGCAGCAGTGCTCGGCGTGGTATTCTGCGGGGTATCGTTTTTAATGATATTGTTTCTGGTGATCCGAACGCTGATCTGGGGAGATCCGGTGGCGGGCTGGCCTTCGATGGTCTGCGTGATCCTGTTTATGGGAGGGATCCAACTGCTCTGCATGGGAATCATGGGAGAGTATCTCTCGAAAACCTATCTGGAATCCAAACATCGCCCGATCTATATCGTAAGGAGTTCCAGTTATGAAAAAGAGTAA
- a CDS encoding sensor histidine kinase: MITETNLPIMLPVPQPDENFWTMLGTEALNYDIPDSESDTEAVEKLQSLFDRLDDYTGLYVYGLEDGIYRAGQYPRCMGKERFRFFFDVGYSLTDGVTEQRHERNTEFKNGYATVIVTFYHSSIFIFPYFLFSLFLSVGLFLLILLFFINRKMKQVVLLKQEILRMSAGDLSTPLVSSGADEIGVLSRELDHLRLTLDQNIRQEQEAHQSNRELIAALSHDLRTPLTVLHGYLDILQLDRNPDMQNTYVTRCLQKTDDIRRLTDRMFEYALVYDVSEPEQIRMIPFSLSRLLGLFREQMDFLELAGFHTDISFPDADISDITTPDALTIQADPELCKRILNNLFSNILKYGSKQETVTLSMQLPPEINKDAALCLALKNTVKPEHSAVESNRIGLKSSTRNMERMSGKLVVFQTDTFFEVTLSFPVTAP, from the coding sequence GTGATTACAGAAACAAATCTTCCCATAATGCTCCCTGTTCCACAGCCGGATGAAAATTTCTGGACCATGCTTGGAACAGAGGCTCTGAACTACGATATTCCTGATTCTGAATCGGATACAGAAGCCGTGGAAAAACTGCAGTCCTTATTTGATCGGTTGGATGATTACACCGGTCTTTATGTCTATGGCCTGGAAGATGGTATCTACCGGGCCGGTCAGTATCCCCGCTGTATGGGCAAAGAACGCTTTCGGTTCTTCTTCGATGTCGGATATAGTCTGACTGACGGGGTGACCGAACAACGGCATGAAAGGAATACAGAATTCAAAAATGGCTACGCGACCGTGATTGTCACCTTTTACCACAGTTCCATATTTATCTTTCCTTACTTTCTGTTCTCTTTGTTTCTGTCGGTCGGTCTGTTCCTTCTGATCCTGCTGTTTTTTATCAACCGGAAAATGAAGCAGGTGGTACTTCTAAAGCAGGAGATTCTTCGCATGTCCGCCGGTGATCTCTCCACTCCGCTTGTATCTTCCGGTGCAGACGAGATCGGTGTTCTCTCCCGGGAACTTGACCATCTCCGTCTCACCCTCGATCAGAATATCCGTCAGGAACAGGAGGCGCACCAGTCCAACCGGGAACTGATTGCCGCCCTCTCTCACGATCTTCGCACGCCGCTGACTGTTCTCCACGGGTATCTGGACATCCTGCAATTAGACCGCAACCCCGATATGCAGAATACCTATGTCACCCGCTGCCTGCAAAAAACCGATGATATTCGCCGGCTCACCGACCGGATGTTTGAATATGCGCTGGTATACGACGTGTCCGAGCCGGAACAGATCCGGATGATCCCTTTTTCACTTTCCCGGCTTCTCGGACTTTTCCGGGAACAGATGGATTTTCTGGAACTGGCCGGGTTTCACACGGATATATCCTTTCCGGATGCTGACATTTCCGACATCACCACCCCGGACGCACTTACGATTCAGGCAGACCCGGAGCTTTGCAAGCGGATCCTGAATAATCTGTTTTCCAATATTCTGAAATATGGCAGCAAACAGGAAACAGTCACGCTTTCCATGCAGCTTCCGCCGGAAATCAACAAAGATGCTGCGCTGTGTCTTGCCTTAAAAAATACTGTGAAACCGGAACATTCCGCAGTAGAAAGCAACCGCATCGGTCTCAAGAGCAGTACGCGGAATATGGAGCGGATGAGTGGAAAGCTTGTAGTTTTCCAGACAGATACGTTCTTCGAGGTAACGCTATCCTTCCCGGTCACCGCTCCGTAA
- a CDS encoding response regulator transcription factor, which produces MEQQTTQVLVVDDNPEIRDIIHVLLEGEDIRVTEAADGSSALHFLEKGSFDLIILDIMMPGLNGYETCQKIRQLTNVPILFLSARTSDSDKLMGFSSGGDDYLAKPFSYTELLGRTRALIRRYRIYQGKSPTAGQSASNLLTCGDLCLDPRSEKVTLHQHPVDLTSTEYQILKLLLSNRRQIFSPQRLYEAVWEEPYYYGAGNTITVHIRNLRQKIEPDPSNPVYIKTTWGRGYHCD; this is translated from the coding sequence ATGGAGCAGCAAACCACACAGGTTCTTGTCGTAGACGATAACCCGGAAATTCGTGATATCATACATGTTTTACTGGAAGGGGAAGATATCCGGGTGACAGAGGCTGCCGATGGCAGTTCAGCCCTTCATTTTCTGGAAAAAGGCAGTTTTGATCTGATCATTCTCGATATCATGATGCCGGGGTTAAACGGGTACGAAACCTGCCAGAAGATCCGGCAGCTGACCAACGTACCGATCCTGTTTTTAAGCGCCAGAACCTCTGACAGCGATAAACTTATGGGCTTTTCCAGTGGCGGGGACGATTACCTTGCAAAACCCTTTTCCTATACGGAACTTCTCGGACGCACCAGAGCGCTGATTCGCCGTTACCGGATCTATCAGGGAAAATCCCCGACTGCCGGACAGTCAGCATCCAATCTGTTGACTTGCGGCGATCTGTGCCTGGATCCCCGGTCGGAAAAGGTGACGCTGCATCAACATCCGGTGGATCTCACTTCCACAGAGTATCAGATCCTGAAGCTGCTGCTTTCCAACCGCAGACAGATTTTCTCTCCTCAGCGCCTTTATGAAGCCGTCTGGGAAGAGCCTTACTATTACGGCGCCGGCAACACGATTACCGTCCATATCCGGAATCTGCGTCAGAAGATCGAACCGGATCCGTCGAATCCGGTTTACATAAAAACCACATGGGGAAGGGGGTATCACTGTGATTAA